One window of Microbacterium sp. 1S1 genomic DNA carries:
- a CDS encoding YcnI family protein, whose product MSNPNNRPRRSRRALLGVSGIVGGLALALAVPAMAGAHVTVSPDELAAGDHGVLTFSFAHGCGTSPTTALRVAVPDGLASVAPTLDGDWSIQVERGDDGLVSSVTYTALTPVPTDLRGAVSMSVGLAEDTPETLAFPVVQQCVEGATEWTQVAEKGEDPHDLDAPAPVVTVTEAGTGGEGTNAAPQPTAADAGDDGALGIALGAGGLLAGIAALVVAVLAFRRRA is encoded by the coding sequence ATGTCGAACCCCAACAACCGCCCCCGCCGTTCCCGTCGTGCGCTCCTCGGAGTCAGCGGCATCGTCGGCGGACTCGCCCTCGCCCTCGCCGTGCCCGCGATGGCGGGCGCCCACGTCACCGTCAGCCCCGACGAGCTCGCCGCCGGAGATCACGGCGTTCTCACCTTCTCGTTCGCCCACGGCTGCGGCACCTCGCCGACCACCGCCCTGCGCGTCGCCGTTCCCGACGGCCTGGCCTCGGTCGCCCCCACCCTCGACGGCGACTGGAGCATCCAGGTGGAGCGCGGCGACGACGGTCTCGTGAGCTCCGTCACCTACACGGCCCTCACCCCGGTGCCCACCGATCTCCGCGGCGCCGTGAGCATGTCGGTCGGCCTGGCCGAGGACACGCCCGAGACCCTGGCGTTCCCGGTGGTGCAGCAGTGCGTGGAGGGCGCGACCGAGTGGACGCAGGTCGCCGAGAAGGGCGAGGATCCGCACGATCTCGACGCTCCGGCGCCCGTCGTGACCGTCACGGAAGCCGGGACGGGCGGTGAGGGCACGAACGCCGCACCCCAGCCCACGGCAGCGGATGCGGGCGACGACGGCGCGCTGGGCATCGCTCTGGGGGCAGGCGGTCTTCTCGCCGGCATCGCGGCCCTCGTGGTCGCCGTGCTCGCGTTCCGGCGTCGAGCCTGA
- a CDS encoding Mur ligase family protein, translated as METTCRWNNSRPCPPVLRPANPPRRELSELASRFARSVRGDAEGIVLSGITLATADLRPGEAFVAIRGVNRHGADFATTAAEKGAVAVITDEDGADIAADAGLPILVVDDPRGVLGALSAWVYGTGAEDPLPLLFATTGTNGKTSVSHLLEGILEQMGVVTGLSSTAERHIAGEVIVSRLTTPEASEMHALLALMREREVEAVAVEVSAQALSRHRVDGIRFDVAGFTNLSHDHLDDYADMEEYFEAKLPLFRPDRAVRGVVCLDSSSGALVVERSEIPVVTVGTPSIAADADMAARADWVVVIDDERATGTTFTMTGPAGTLTTTVPVIGPHMAANAALAIVMLLEGGYAWERISEALHRDGGIRAYLPGRTQLVSGDRGPAVFVDFGHSPDAFEKTLAAVRRVTPGKVLMLFGADGDRDASKRYDMARTAVEGSDILVVTDHHPRFEDPASIRSTLVEGARRARPDAEIHEYSPPEAAIVAAVGLVGDGDAILWAGPGHQDYRDIRGVRTPYSARELSRRALKAAGWPVPEPRWPVPYPDED; from the coding sequence ATGGAGACGACATGTCGATGGAACAACAGCCGACCCTGCCCCCCCGTGCTCCGCCCCGCGAACCCGCCCCGGCGCGAGCTGTCCGAACTCGCATCCCGTTTCGCGCGCTCCGTGCGCGGTGACGCGGAGGGGATCGTGCTCAGTGGCATCACCCTTGCCACGGCCGACCTCCGCCCCGGCGAGGCGTTCGTCGCGATCCGCGGCGTCAACCGCCATGGCGCGGACTTCGCCACGACCGCCGCGGAGAAGGGTGCCGTCGCTGTCATCACCGACGAGGACGGAGCCGACATCGCCGCGGATGCGGGCCTCCCCATCCTCGTCGTGGACGACCCGCGCGGAGTGCTCGGTGCGCTGAGCGCCTGGGTGTACGGCACGGGTGCCGAGGACCCGCTGCCGCTTCTCTTCGCCACCACCGGTACGAACGGCAAGACGAGCGTCTCCCACCTGCTGGAGGGCATCCTCGAGCAGATGGGCGTCGTCACGGGCCTCTCCTCGACCGCCGAGCGGCATATCGCGGGCGAGGTCATCGTCTCGCGGCTGACCACGCCCGAGGCCTCCGAGATGCACGCCCTCCTGGCGCTGATGCGGGAACGGGAGGTCGAGGCCGTCGCGGTCGAGGTCAGTGCACAGGCTCTGTCCCGACACCGCGTCGACGGCATCCGCTTCGACGTCGCCGGCTTCACCAACCTGAGCCACGACCACCTCGACGACTACGCCGACATGGAGGAGTACTTCGAGGCGAAGCTGCCGCTCTTCCGACCGGATCGCGCCGTCCGCGGCGTCGTCTGCCTCGACTCCTCCTCCGGCGCCCTCGTCGTGGAACGCTCCGAGATCCCTGTCGTGACCGTCGGCACCCCCTCGATCGCGGCCGACGCCGACATGGCCGCGCGCGCCGACTGGGTGGTCGTCATCGACGACGAGCGGGCCACCGGGACGACCTTCACGATGACCGGACCGGCCGGAACCCTCACCACGACGGTCCCCGTCATCGGCCCCCACATGGCGGCGAACGCGGCACTCGCGATCGTGATGCTGCTCGAAGGCGGCTATGCGTGGGAGCGCATCTCCGAGGCACTCCACCGCGACGGAGGGATCCGCGCGTACCTCCCCGGCCGCACCCAGCTCGTGTCGGGTGACCGCGGACCTGCCGTCTTCGTCGACTTCGGCCACTCCCCCGACGCGTTCGAGAAGACCCTGGCCGCCGTGCGCCGGGTTACCCCGGGCAAGGTGCTCATGCTCTTCGGCGCCGACGGCGACCGTGACGCCAGCAAGCGCTACGACATGGCGCGCACGGCCGTGGAGGGAAGCGACATCCTCGTCGTGACCGATCACCATCCGCGCTTCGAGGACCCCGCGTCGATCCGGTCGACCCTCGTGGAGGGCGCCCGTCGCGCGCGACCGGACGCCGAGATCCACGAGTACTCGCCTCCGGAGGCCGCGATCGTCGCGGCCGTCGGCCTTGTCGGCGACGGCGATGCGATTCTCTGGGCCGGCCCCGGCCACCAGGACTACCGCGACATCCGTGGCGTCCGTACCCCGTATTCGGCCCGCGAGCTCTCCCGCCGTGCGCTGAAGGCCGCGGGGTGGCCCGTGCCGGAGCCGCGCTGGCCCGTGCCGTACCCGGACGAGGACTGA
- a CDS encoding isocitrate lyase/phosphoenolpyruvate mutase family protein: MSTAAKAQTLVGLYDAPEILRVVNVWDVVSARAVAALPETKAIATAGHGIAASFGYDDGDTPRDVMIDMVGRIAAAVSVPVTADLDDGYGAAGETTRLAIAAGVVGANVEDRLKPLDESVAVVESIVKAAEAEGVPFALNARTDAFVRGGSRPVEQSIADAIQRGRAFLDAGATAVFVPGILDANVTRQLVEGIGERKVSVIGIPGALAASEYEKLGVARISYGPLPQRVALTALQELAESLYTGGVVPHGLPALN, from the coding sequence ATGAGCACCGCTGCCAAAGCCCAGACCCTCGTCGGACTCTATGACGCCCCGGAGATCCTCCGCGTGGTGAACGTGTGGGACGTCGTCTCCGCGCGTGCCGTCGCCGCGCTGCCGGAGACGAAGGCGATCGCCACCGCCGGTCACGGCATCGCCGCCTCGTTCGGCTACGACGACGGGGACACCCCGCGCGACGTGATGATCGACATGGTCGGCCGGATCGCCGCCGCCGTGTCCGTCCCCGTGACGGCTGACCTTGACGACGGCTATGGAGCTGCGGGGGAGACCACCCGCCTCGCGATCGCGGCCGGTGTCGTCGGTGCGAACGTCGAGGACCGCCTCAAGCCGCTCGACGAGTCGGTCGCCGTGGTCGAGTCCATCGTGAAGGCCGCCGAAGCCGAGGGTGTGCCCTTCGCGTTGAACGCGCGCACCGACGCGTTCGTGCGGGGAGGGTCGCGGCCGGTGGAGCAGAGCATCGCGGATGCCATCCAGCGCGGTCGCGCCTTCCTCGACGCCGGCGCCACCGCGGTGTTCGTCCCCGGCATCCTCGACGCGAACGTCACGCGACAGCTGGTCGAGGGCATCGGCGAGCGCAAGGTCAGCGTCATCGGGATCCCCGGCGCGCTCGCCGCCTCCGAGTACGAGAAGCTCGGCGTCGCCCGCATCTCCTATGGCCCGCTGCCGCAGCGCGTGGCGCTGACGGCGCTGCAGGAGCTCGCCGAGAGCCTCTACACCGGCGGCGTCGTCCCGCACGGCCTCCCGGCCCTGAACTGA
- the ispG gene encoding flavodoxin-dependent (E)-4-hydroxy-3-methylbut-2-enyl-diphosphate synthase has protein sequence MPKVPEVLAPRRKSRQIRVGKVLVGGDAPVSVQSMTTTKTTDINGTLQQIAELTASGCEIVRVAVPSQDDADVLHIIAKKSQIPVIADIHFQPKYVFQAIDAGCAAVRVNPGNIRKFDDQVGEIAKAAKDAGVSLRIGVNAGSLDRRLLEKYGKATPEALVESAVWEASLFEEHDFHDFKISVKHNDPVVMVKAYRQLAERGDWPLHLGVTEAGPAFQGTIKSATAFGILLGEGIGDTIRVSLSAPPAEEVKVGHQILQSLNLRERKLEIVSCPSCGRAQVDVYTLAEDVTEGLKEMTVPLRVAVMGCVVNGPGEAREADLGVASGNGKGQIFVKGEVIKTVPEADIVATLIEEANRIAAEMGPDAPLGTAQVVTA, from the coding sequence ATGCCGAAGGTCCCCGAAGTCCTCGCCCCTCGTCGTAAGTCCCGCCAGATCCGGGTGGGCAAGGTTCTCGTCGGCGGCGACGCACCCGTGAGCGTGCAGTCGATGACGACGACGAAGACGACGGACATCAACGGAACCCTGCAGCAGATCGCGGAGCTCACCGCCTCCGGGTGCGAGATCGTGCGCGTCGCCGTGCCGTCGCAGGACGACGCGGATGTGCTGCACATCATCGCGAAGAAGAGCCAGATCCCGGTGATCGCGGACATCCACTTCCAGCCGAAGTACGTCTTCCAGGCGATCGACGCGGGCTGCGCCGCCGTGCGGGTCAACCCCGGCAACATCCGCAAGTTCGACGATCAGGTCGGCGAGATCGCCAAGGCGGCGAAGGACGCGGGCGTGTCGCTCCGCATCGGCGTGAACGCGGGTTCGCTCGATCGCCGGCTGCTCGAGAAGTACGGCAAGGCGACCCCCGAGGCCCTCGTGGAGAGCGCCGTGTGGGAGGCTTCGCTGTTCGAGGAGCACGACTTCCACGACTTCAAGATCTCGGTGAAGCACAACGACCCCGTCGTGATGGTCAAGGCGTACCGCCAGCTCGCCGAGCGGGGCGACTGGCCGCTGCACCTCGGCGTCACCGAGGCGGGACCGGCTTTCCAGGGAACGATCAAGAGCGCGACCGCCTTCGGCATCCTGCTGGGGGAGGGCATCGGCGACACCATCCGTGTGTCCCTGTCCGCCCCGCCGGCCGAGGAGGTCAAGGTCGGACACCAGATCCTCCAGTCCCTCAACCTCCGCGAACGCAAGCTCGAGATCGTCTCGTGCCCGTCGTGCGGTCGGGCGCAGGTCGACGTCTACACCCTCGCTGAAGACGTCACCGAGGGACTCAAGGAGATGACCGTCCCGCTGCGCGTCGCCGTCATGGGCTGCGTCGTCAACGGCCCCGGCGAGGCGCGCGAGGCCGATCTCGGGGTCGCATCCGGCAACGGCAAGGGCCAGATCTTCGTCAAGGGCGAGGTCATCAAGACCGTGCCCGAGGCGGACATCGTCGCGACGCTCATCGAGGAGGCGAACCGCATCGCCGCCGAGATGGGGCCGGACGCGCCGCTCGGCACCGCTCAGGTCGTCACAGCCTGA
- a CDS encoding RNB domain-containing ribonuclease yields the protein MPQRRSHVAPSVDQTELAAALAALRASLETPTGFPADVLAEAEAASATPPDLDLTDLPFATLDPAGARDLDQAFHLDRDGDGYRVRYAIADVPGFVVPGGAVDTEARRRGQTLYAADGTIPLHPPVLSEDRISLLPGVERPALVWTFALDPAGAVTDFRLERALIRSRVQLDYVSAQEALDRGEGGLASLLPVIGALRLGQERLRGGASLNVPDEEVVRTDDGSYAIERRSPLPVEEWNAQLSLMTGMAAASLMIDAGVGILRTMPEPDDAAFSAFRHQTEALGRPWTDGTYGEYLRGLDRSDPMTLPVLEAAASLFRGAGYVVFDGQPPVDAVQAAIGAPYAHATAPLRRLVDRWALAICLAVSIGRPVPEWVRSSLGDLPALMQDSGRRASQLDADTVNRVEAALLRPLVGRTIEATVIELRGDRAAVQIAEPAVTATAPVPPGTKPGDVTRLRVVRTDIASGEIELAL from the coding sequence ATGCCCCAGCGCCGCTCGCATGTCGCCCCGTCCGTCGACCAGACCGAGCTGGCCGCGGCCCTCGCGGCCCTGCGGGCGAGTCTGGAAACGCCGACGGGGTTCCCTGCCGACGTCCTCGCCGAGGCGGAAGCCGCTTCGGCGACTCCCCCGGACCTGGACCTGACGGACCTACCGTTCGCCACCCTCGATCCGGCGGGTGCCCGCGACCTCGACCAAGCCTTCCACCTCGACCGCGACGGCGACGGCTATCGGGTGCGGTACGCCATCGCGGACGTACCGGGTTTCGTCGTGCCGGGCGGAGCCGTGGACACGGAGGCACGGCGACGAGGACAGACGCTGTACGCCGCTGACGGGACGATCCCGTTGCACCCGCCCGTGCTGAGCGAGGACCGCATCTCCCTGCTCCCCGGCGTGGAGCGGCCAGCACTGGTGTGGACGTTCGCGCTGGACCCGGCGGGAGCGGTGACCGACTTTCGGTTGGAGCGCGCACTCATCCGCTCGCGCGTCCAGCTCGACTACGTCTCCGCCCAGGAGGCGCTGGACCGGGGTGAGGGCGGTCTCGCCTCTCTCCTGCCGGTGATCGGAGCCCTGCGCCTGGGGCAGGAGCGTCTCCGTGGCGGAGCGAGCCTGAACGTCCCGGACGAGGAGGTCGTGCGCACCGATGACGGCTCCTACGCGATCGAGCGCCGAAGCCCGCTACCGGTGGAGGAATGGAACGCGCAGCTCTCCCTCATGACGGGCATGGCGGCCGCGAGCCTCATGATCGACGCCGGGGTCGGGATCCTCCGCACGATGCCGGAGCCGGACGACGCGGCCTTCTCGGCCTTCCGCCACCAGACCGAGGCTCTGGGGCGGCCCTGGACCGACGGCACCTACGGCGAGTACCTCCGCGGTCTGGATCGCAGCGACCCGATGACCCTTCCCGTGCTGGAGGCCGCGGCGTCGCTGTTCCGCGGAGCCGGGTACGTCGTGTTCGACGGCCAGCCGCCCGTGGACGCCGTGCAGGCCGCGATCGGCGCCCCCTATGCGCACGCGACCGCTCCCCTCCGCCGGCTCGTCGACCGGTGGGCGCTCGCGATCTGCCTCGCGGTATCGATCGGCCGGCCGGTCCCGGAGTGGGTGCGCTCGTCTCTCGGAGACCTCCCCGCGCTCATGCAGGACTCGGGCCGGCGGGCATCGCAGCTGGATGCGGACACCGTGAACCGGGTCGAGGCCGCGCTCCTCCGTCCCCTCGTCGGCCGGACGATCGAGGCGACGGTCATCGAGCTCCGCGGCGACAGGGCCGCCGTCCAGATCGCGGAGCCTGCCGTGACCGCGACGGCGCCGGTGCCTCCCGGCACGAAGCCCGGCGACGTGACGCGGCTGCGCGTCGTGCGTACGGACATCGCCTCCGGTGAGATCGAGCTCGCCCTCTGA
- a CDS encoding nucleotidyltransferase domain-containing protein, whose protein sequence is MDQAERVEHFLAERYPRAGIAIIAGSTAREERTHTSDIDLLLIDDELFADEAQVSEAATHAFEGEIFEVFAYTTEGFREWADRGVAQHRPVIVHMLVEGIPIRSRPALAELRAQWDAVLAAGPVLGERESLFRRYVITDLLDDLQDATDPLEQHVVAGLLFERLAELMLLVDGQWIGSGKWLPRRLRAWCPERADRLSAPLLDGDFPGFAARVSEELVLAGGRVQAGFVR, encoded by the coding sequence ATGGATCAGGCCGAGCGCGTCGAGCACTTCCTCGCGGAACGGTACCCGCGTGCGGGGATCGCGATCATCGCCGGAAGCACGGCCCGTGAAGAGCGCACGCACACGAGCGACATCGACCTCCTGCTCATCGACGACGAACTCTTCGCCGACGAGGCGCAGGTGAGCGAGGCCGCCACCCACGCGTTCGAGGGGGAGATCTTCGAGGTCTTCGCGTATACGACGGAAGGGTTCCGGGAGTGGGCGGACCGCGGCGTGGCACAGCACCGCCCGGTCATCGTGCACATGCTCGTGGAGGGCATTCCGATCCGGTCGAGACCCGCGCTGGCGGAGCTGCGGGCGCAGTGGGACGCCGTGCTCGCCGCCGGCCCGGTGCTGGGCGAGAGGGAATCCCTGTTCCGGCGGTACGTGATCACCGACCTCCTCGACGACCTGCAGGACGCCACGGATCCGCTCGAGCAGCACGTCGTGGCCGGGTTGCTGTTCGAGCGGCTGGCCGAGCTGATGCTGCTGGTCGATGGGCAGTGGATCGGGTCCGGAAAGTGGCTCCCCCGACGTCTGCGGGCATGGTGTCCTGAACGCGCGGATCGACTCAGCGCTCCCCTGCTCGACGGGGACTTCCCGGGCTTCGCCGCGCGGGTCAGCGAGGAACTGGTGCTCGCGGGTGGGCGGGTGCAGGCGGGGTTCGTGCGCTGA
- a CDS encoding M50 family metallopeptidase codes for MEFLLYLGGIVFMLIGLGVSIGLHEVGHLVPAKLFGVRVGQYMIGFGPRLWSKRIGETEYGFKLLPLGGFISMSGMYPSSQESGPASGAFRTLIQDARSANDETITEGAEDRVFYKLPVWKRVVVMLGGPLMNLVLAVVIFTVLVSGIGVQQGTTTVAAVNECVVPASSSATECGADDPESPAAAADVQPGDVLVSIDGKPVSTFADATAIVQASPGRELDLVVRRDGTEQTLTLTPIAAERTITDASGQPVLDDDGEPVVKEVGYAGMIAQMGFVQQPLTAGPQLAADTVARVSSLIVTLPVRLWDVGVSLVTGGERDPNGPLSVVGVGRLAGEVAATDAPVLNRFAVLLGLLGSLNVALFVFNLIPLLPLDGGHIVVALWEGIKRAWAKLFRRPPPAPVDATKLVPLTVVVATLLIAMGALLLVADLFNPVKLLG; via the coding sequence GTGGAATTCCTGCTCTATCTGGGCGGCATCGTGTTCATGCTGATCGGCCTCGGGGTCTCGATCGGTCTGCACGAGGTCGGTCACCTCGTCCCCGCGAAGCTCTTCGGCGTGCGTGTCGGCCAGTACATGATCGGCTTCGGCCCTCGGCTCTGGTCGAAGCGGATCGGGGAGACGGAGTACGGCTTCAAGCTTCTGCCGCTGGGTGGCTTCATCTCGATGTCGGGGATGTACCCGTCGTCCCAGGAGAGCGGTCCCGCGTCCGGGGCGTTCCGCACGCTCATCCAGGATGCGCGCTCGGCGAACGACGAGACGATCACCGAGGGTGCCGAGGACCGGGTCTTCTACAAGCTGCCGGTGTGGAAGCGCGTGGTCGTCATGCTGGGTGGCCCGCTCATGAACCTCGTCCTGGCGGTGGTCATCTTCACCGTGCTCGTCAGCGGGATCGGTGTGCAGCAGGGGACGACGACGGTGGCCGCGGTCAACGAGTGCGTCGTCCCCGCATCGTCGTCGGCGACGGAGTGCGGGGCGGACGACCCGGAGTCCCCCGCAGCGGCAGCCGACGTGCAGCCCGGAGATGTCCTGGTCTCGATCGACGGGAAACCCGTGTCGACCTTCGCGGACGCGACCGCGATCGTGCAGGCCTCGCCCGGTCGAGAGCTCGACCTGGTCGTCCGCCGGGACGGCACGGAACAGACGTTGACGCTCACCCCCATCGCGGCCGAACGCACGATCACGGACGCGAGCGGACAGCCGGTGCTCGATGACGACGGGGAGCCCGTCGTGAAGGAGGTCGGCTACGCGGGGATGATCGCGCAAATGGGTTTCGTGCAGCAGCCCCTGACCGCCGGCCCGCAGCTGGCAGCGGACACGGTCGCCCGCGTGAGCTCGCTCATCGTCACGCTGCCCGTCCGGCTGTGGGACGTCGGAGTCTCGCTCGTGACGGGCGGGGAACGCGATCCGAACGGCCCCCTGAGCGTCGTCGGGGTGGGGCGGTTGGCCGGCGAGGTCGCCGCGACGGACGCTCCGGTGCTCAACCGGTTCGCGGTGCTGCTCGGTCTGCTCGGCTCGCTCAACGTCGCGCTCTTCGTGTTCAACCTCATCCCGCTGCTGCCCCTCGACGGTGGGCACATCGTGGTCGCTCTGTGGGAGGGCATCAAGCGCGCGTGGGCGAAGCTCTTCCGCCGGCCGCCCCCGGCTCCGGTCGACGCCACGAAGCTCGTGCCGTTGACCGTCGTCGTCGCGACGCTGCTCATCGCGATGGGGGCGCTGCTGCTCGTGGCCGACCTGTTCAACCCGGTGAAGCTGCTCGGCTGA
- a CDS encoding chorismate-binding protein yields MTLSRLDELSADPQASFVLIARDGASTVELLTGDVTDVELLADIPLTDAGAPREVFALVPYRQVRERGFVAQDDGAPLRCIVVDEHLHLPTAAVLDALPAAPVPLSDEGFDIADEDYAAIVETVIADEIGRGEGANFVIRRDFTATVDADERHAALSWFRALLAHERGAYWTFAVFTPGHIAVGASPEAHVVARGGVVTMNPISGTFRHPAGGATKETLIDFLASAKETEELFMVVDEELKMMSAVCADGGRITGPHLKEMSRLTHTEYMLRGRSGLDPRDILRETMFAPTVTGSPMQNACAVIRRHESKPRGYYSGVAALFTPNAEGGHDLDAPILIRTVYLQDGRLNVPVGATLVRHSDPHGEVSETHGKAAGVLGAIGAIDRDRVAEARSDADAPGEPRRLADDPDVAALLSSRNARLAEFWLNPQGEDFTGPFSGRTALVVDAEDRFTTMLAHQLRHLGLDVTIAAWDQVDDDDVRGADLVVAGPGPGDPRDDQSARITRLREVVAARMGAHSPLLAVCLSHQILADRLGIALTPLDAPHQGMQKAVPIFGEDASIGFYNTFTARVAPGTLSVGAAEVSADPATGDVYALRGDGFASVQGHLESILSRDGIRTLERLVGHALR; encoded by the coding sequence ATGACCCTCTCTCGCCTCGACGAGCTCAGCGCCGATCCGCAGGCGTCCTTCGTGCTGATCGCCCGGGACGGCGCATCCACCGTGGAGCTGCTCACCGGCGACGTCACGGACGTCGAACTGCTGGCGGACATCCCGCTGACCGACGCGGGGGCACCGCGGGAGGTCTTCGCACTCGTCCCCTACCGGCAGGTGCGCGAACGCGGGTTCGTCGCGCAGGACGACGGTGCTCCGTTGCGCTGCATCGTCGTCGACGAGCACCTGCACCTGCCGACCGCGGCTGTGCTCGATGCCCTCCCGGCCGCTCCCGTTCCGTTGAGCGATGAGGGATTCGACATCGCCGACGAGGACTACGCCGCGATCGTCGAGACCGTGATCGCGGACGAGATCGGCCGCGGGGAAGGTGCGAACTTCGTCATCCGTCGCGACTTCACGGCGACCGTCGACGCCGATGAACGGCACGCGGCGCTCTCATGGTTCCGGGCGCTCCTCGCCCACGAGCGCGGCGCCTACTGGACCTTCGCCGTCTTCACCCCCGGGCACATCGCCGTCGGCGCCAGCCCCGAGGCCCACGTGGTGGCGCGGGGTGGCGTGGTCACGATGAATCCCATCTCCGGGACCTTCCGGCACCCCGCCGGCGGCGCGACGAAGGAGACCCTCATCGACTTCCTCGCCTCGGCGAAGGAGACCGAGGAGTTGTTCATGGTCGTGGACGAGGAGCTCAAGATGATGAGCGCCGTCTGCGCCGACGGAGGACGGATCACGGGCCCGCACCTCAAGGAGATGTCGCGGCTGACCCACACCGAGTACATGCTGCGGGGCCGCAGCGGCCTGGACCCGCGGGACATCCTCCGCGAGACGATGTTCGCCCCGACCGTGACGGGTTCCCCCATGCAGAACGCCTGCGCGGTGATCCGGCGGCACGAGAGCAAGCCGCGAGGCTACTACTCGGGCGTCGCGGCGCTCTTCACGCCGAACGCGGAGGGCGGGCACGACCTGGACGCCCCGATCCTCATCCGCACGGTGTACCTGCAGGACGGCCGGCTGAACGTCCCCGTCGGCGCCACGCTCGTCCGGCACTCCGACCCGCACGGCGAGGTCTCCGAGACGCACGGCAAGGCGGCCGGCGTGCTCGGGGCCATCGGCGCGATCGACCGGGACCGCGTGGCCGAGGCCCGGAGCGACGCCGATGCCCCCGGCGAGCCGCGGCGACTCGCAGACGACCCCGATGTCGCCGCTCTGCTCTCCTCGCGCAACGCCCGCCTCGCGGAGTTCTGGCTGAACCCGCAGGGCGAGGACTTCACGGGGCCGTTCTCCGGCCGCACCGCTCTCGTCGTCGATGCCGAGGACCGCTTCACGACGATGCTCGCGCACCAACTGCGGCACCTCGGGCTCGACGTGACCATCGCGGCCTGGGACCAGGTGGACGACGACGACGTGCGCGGCGCAGACCTCGTCGTGGCGGGGCCCGGCCCCGGCGATCCGCGCGACGATCAGAGCGCGCGCATCACGCGGCTGCGCGAGGTCGTGGCAGCCCGGATGGGGGCGCACTCCCCGCTTCTCGCGGTCTGCCTGAGCCATCAGATCCTGGCGGACCGGCTGGGGATCGCGCTCACGCCGCTGGATGCTCCGCATCAGGGAATGCAGAAGGCGGTGCCGATCTTCGGCGAGGACGCGTCGATCGGGTTCTACAACACCTTCACCGCACGCGTCGCCCCCGGAACCCTGTCTGTCGGCGCCGCCGAGGTCTCCGCAGACCCGGCGACCGGAGACGTGTACGCCCTCCGGGGCGACGGCTTCGCGTCGGTCCAGGGGCACCTCGAGTCGATCCTGTCGAGGGATGGCATCCGCACGCTCGAGCGGCTGGTCGGACACGCCCTGCGCTGA